From one Amia ocellicauda isolate fAmiCal2 chromosome 17, fAmiCal2.hap1, whole genome shotgun sequence genomic stretch:
- the mlec gene encoding malectin, which yields MRRDVAVWGPGLAVAVLWLVAVWEPVRGDGGGSSSGTGSLADRVIWAINAGGEAHTDIYGIHYRADPLEGRVGKASDYGMRLPILRSSPEDQVLYQTERYNEDTFGYEVPVREEGDYVLVMKYAEVYFAQSQQKVFDVRLNGHVVVRDLDIFERVGHSTAHDEVVPFSVRRGKLSVQGEVSTFNGKLTVEFVKGYYDNPKVCALYVMKGTLDDVPKLQPHPGLEKREEEEEEEEYGEGGEEGGRKTAATAVPKHRVQSGPRTPNPYASDNSSLMFPILVAFGVFIPTLFCLCRL from the exons ATGCGGCGGGATGTGGCGGTGTGGGGGCCGGGGCTGGCGGTCGCTGTGCTCTGGCTAGTGGCTGTGTGGGAGCCTGTCCGGGGGGACGGCGGGGGCAGCAGCTCCGGCACGGGCAGTTTGGCCGACCGAGTGATTTGGGCCATTAATGCCGGCGGCGAGGCGCACACAGACATCTACGGGATCCACTACCGGGCTGACCCGCTGGAGGGGAGGGTGGGAAAAG CCTCGGACTATGGCATGCGGTTGCCCATTCTGCGGTCCAGCCCGGAGGACCAAGTGCTGTACCAGACAGAGCGCTACAATGAGGACACGTTTGGGTATGAGGTGCCGGTGCGGGAGGAGGGCGACTATGTGCTAGTGATGAAGTATGCTGAGGTCTACTTTGCACAGTCTCAACAGAAG GTGTTCGATGTGCGTCTCAATGGGCACGTGGTGGTGCGGGACCTGGACATCTTTGAGCGCGTGGGCCACAGCACTGCCCATGATGAAGTCGTGCCCTTCTCGGTGCGCCGCGGCAAGCTGAGTGTCCAGGGTGAGGTGTCCACCTTCAACGGCAAACTGACCGTCGAGTTCGTCAAG GGTTATTACGACAACCCCAAGGTGTGTGCGCTCTACGTGATGAAGGGAACGCTCGATG ATGTGCCAAAGCTGCAGCCGCACCCTGGGCTGGAGAAgcgggaagaggaggaggaggaggaagagtatggggaagggggggaggagggggggcggAAGACCGCGGCAACGGCGGTGCCCAAACACCGGGTGCAGTCGGGCCCTCGGACCCCCAACCCCTATGCCTCCGACAACAGCAGCCTGATGTTCCCCATCCTGGTTGCTTTCGGGGTCTTCATCCCCACGCTGTTTTGCCTTTGCCGGCTCTGA